In the genome of Mastomys coucha isolate ucsf_1 unplaced genomic scaffold, UCSF_Mcou_1 pScaffold21, whole genome shotgun sequence, the window aggttcagagattcagtccattatcatcaaggtgggatcatggcagcatccaggcaggcctggtacaggaggagctgagagttctacatcttcatctgaaggctgctagcagaatactgacttccaggcagccaggatgagggtctcaaagcccacgctcacagtgacacacctagtccaacaaggccacacctcctaatagtgccactccctgagttgaacatatacaaaccatcacagctcCCAAGGCTTCCTATGCAATTGGAGCTGTACATAGAAGGAACAGCATGAGCAGAAGCTAGGAGTAGCCGAagaaacagacagaggcagacctAGGCTGAGAGACACAGGTTTCCCTGAAGATTGGGGACAGTGTAGCATCTAACATTTAAAGAGAAGTGGGATCAAGACTCCATCATTCTTGGCCTTCAGTCATATAGGCTATATGGGGGAGTTGGGGACTAGGTGTAGAGGGCTGGGGGATACTCAGGCAAGTGGTGAGTTAGCATGAAGTTATAGGTTTGGTTGGAGTAGAGACCCAGGGAAAAGGCAGGAATGCTTTTCAGCCAGCCTGGGGCTTTCTTCATGGTTCCTCTGTCTAACTTCTCCACAGAGTTCAGCCGGCGCTGGTGTGTCCTGAGTGATGGGGTCCTGAGCTACTATGAGAATGAACGGGCTGTGACACCCAATGGGGAGATCCGGGCCAGCGAGATTGTATGCCTAGCAGTTTCCCCTCTGGACACCCATGGGTGAGAACCCCTGGCTAAAACCACAAATTACCAGTGCTAGGAAGTCCAATGTCTGATTGAGGAGACAGGGACATAGGCCCAGAGAAGGACAGGACCTTCTCAGGTCCACACAACAAAGAGGCTGTAAACATTGACCTTATCTCATGAAGCTGTAGCCCAAGGATGTTTGTCCACCTCTTGGGGGTCAGGGCAAGGGTACTGACAAGGGCAAGGAGTAGAGAGTACTAGTTAATGGGGGAGGGCGGGGTTGTGCTAGATGAGTGAATCCTGGTTTGTGTATTTGCAGCTTTGAGCACACCTTTGAGGTGTACACAGAGGGAGAACGGCTGTACCTGTTTGGTCTGGAGAATGCAGACCTGGCTCACGAGTGGGTCAAGTGCATTGCCAAGGTGGGCCTGGGTTAGCAGGGCAGGCGTGTGATAGAGGAAGGGTGGGCCCTCTGGCTGAACCCCATGAGCCCCAGCTCTTCTATCTCTGATGGAGAAAGAGCTAGGTGTGGGTATGACAGACTCAGGACAGACCTCTCGGGTCAAGGGCAGCATAGATTACAGCCCTCTAGTGCCTAATGGATATTTGCTATGAGGAGCATGCTTTGGGGTCATCGTTTGCAGGCGTGCAATTAGACTagaggggaaggcagggaggatACAGAGGAGAGGTCTGCCTTAGAGATGAGAGCCAAGAGCCCTCTTGTGCCTTGAGATCCTGGGGCTTCATTCCTCATTAGCTCATTTGATGAGCCCTCTATGCCTTCTGAGGATCAGTGCCCAGggcccagaggacctgggtgtaCCAGTCCTCTGATGTTCCTGTGGGAATGGGACAGACAGACTGAGTCCAGATGCTATGGTATGTCCAATGCTGTAACATATGGCTAAGTACATGGACACttgagaacacagagaaggaCACATCCAAATGGGTATAAAGAACATGATCTCAAAGTCCTGTCACTGTGCTATGTTCTGCCTTGGGGAGGAGGAAGTagttagaaggaaaagagcccttGCTCACAGGGCCAGAAGCTTGGGTGTCTCTAGCAGGCTATGCTGTGCTTACATTCTCTCTCCACTGTTTCCCCAACTAGGCATTTGTGCCTCCCCTGGCTGAGGACCTGCTAGCCCGGGACTTTGAACGTCTTGGCCGCCTACCCTGTAAAGCTGGCCTGAGCCTTCAGCAGGCCCAAGAAGGCTGGTTTGCCTTGACTGGCTCTGAGCTCCGCGCTGTCTTCCCAGAGGGGCCCTGGGAAGAGCCGCTGCAGCTCCGGAGACTGCAAGAGCTTTGTATGTGAATCTTTGCTTGCTTCCCCAATCTCTAGGACCCCTTGTCCTAGACCCCCGCCCCTAGCCCTTGTCTGGAAGTCTGAATTCTATAATGGCCTAACCAGATGATCTAGCCTGCCCTTCATATCCTCTCCTGTCCTTGGAGTCCTTCTCAAGCAGCCCTTTAATTTGGTGGGTGGAATCCAAGGGTGAGACCCAGAGGGCCCCAGGAGGGAGCAGTTTATGGGTCATAAACAAGGCCTGGGCCTCACCCTGACTGGCTCCTCCGTAGCTATTCAAGGAGACAGCGAGAACCAagtgctggtgctggtggagcGGAGGAGGTGAGCCTTGGCTTCCCTGAGGAGAAGCCTGAGGGCAGGTGGGGATACAGGGACAGGCAGGTGGGACAGTGACTATCTCTGGTCCAGGACACTGTACATCCAGGGTGAGCGGCGGCTGGACTTCATGGCTTGGCTAGGGGCCATCCAGAAAGCAGCAGCCAGCTTAGGAGACACACTATCAGAGCAACAGCTTGGGGACTCGGACATCCCAGTGATTGTATACCGCTGTGTGGACTACATCACGCAGTGTGGTGAGCCCAGCCACCCCGCTTCTCTAGTGATACCCAGCCCCCAGTGCCCAGGATCTCTCTAAAAAGTGGTATAACTCCCTCTCCAGGCTTGACCTCAGAGGGTATCTATCGAAAGTGTGGTCAGACCTCTAAGACTCAGAGACTGCTGGACAGCCTACGGCAGGACGCACGCTCTGTGCACCTAAAGGAGGGGGAACAGCACGTGGATGATGTCTCCTCTGCACTCAAACGCTTCCTCAGGGACTTGCCTGATGGGCTCTTCACTCGTGCTCAGCGCCTGGCCTGGCTGGAGGCCTCTGGTGGGTCCTACTGCCTGCATCCAGCCTTGTCCAGCCTACCTACCTCAAGATGTCTCCATCACACCCTGGACAAGGCTTGCCCCAGCTCCTCCGCCTACTCTGCATCTGGGTCCTCTAGTCACTCTATAGAGAGGGAGTTGCTCAGAGTTGGAGAGTGGAGCACTCCCTGTCCCTGCTAGGTGCCTATGAACGATGTCTCCGTCATGAGAAGCAAAGCTGCTGGAAGGGGGCATTGGTGGCTAGTTTCTAACCCAgtccatctcctcctctccctcccgcCCCCCAGAGATcgaggatgaggaagaaaagatCTCCAGGTACCGAGAACTTTTGGTGCATCTGCCCCCTGTCAACCGGGCCACTGTGAAGGCCCTTATCAGCCATCTGTACTGGTGAGAGCCATGCCAGTGTGAGGCTCTGGGGAGATGGGTGGGAAAGGTTCTTATACTCCCAACCTGGCTCACTGCCCTCTCCTGGGAAGCAGGTGGGCCTGGGGAATCACCCAATGACTGCCCTGATCTTAGATGTTGTATCTTAGCTTACACCCTTCaggataaaggaagaaagggtatTTGTCAGTTTTGGGCCAGGTTACTGAGGCCAAATCTGGCTCCCCAGCTTACCTGGATGTGAAATGTAACCCTTTCACCCCTTAAGTACTGTCTACCTTGTTCTCTTTGAACTCAGTCCCTTGGCCAGGCTTGTGCCTGATGGGAACTGGGAAGGTGGCTGGGAAACGCTGGGCCAGGGTCTTTAATGATCAGTTGCCTGTCTTTCCAGTGTACAGTGCTTCTCAGACACAAaccaaatgaacacacacaaccTGGCTATTGTATTCGGGCCTACACTCTTTCAGACAGATGGGCAGGACTACAAGGCCGGCAAGGTGGTGGAAGACCTCATCAGCCACTACGTGGTGGTGTTCAGTGTGCGTCCCAGCTGGGATTGGAGGCAAAGGGAGGTTTGGTCAAGGCTAAGCCACTCAGATGGTAGTGACATCTGCCCCTCATCCCCAGGTGGAtgaggaggagctgaggaagcagagggaggaagtcACAGCCATCGTGAAGATGCGAGTGGCTGGCACTGCCAGTGGGACCCAGGTACCCGCCAGGGTTTGGGGGAAGCTTGGGCTGGTTGCCAGCTCTGCTCCCCAGACCTCTAGCTGAGCCCCATCTCTCCTGCAGCATGCTGGAGACTTCATCTGCACTGTGTACCTggaggagaagaaggtggagacTGAACAGCATGTTAAGGTAGGGGCAGTTGAGCCAGGCTGTGCCAGGGCAGACATAGCTAGTCACTTAGAGATGTGTGACGATCTCCAAAGACATCCCTCTTTACATCTTGGGGCTCAGAGGACCCGATGAGGAATGGGTTTGGGGACCGAATTGCAGGAGATTGTGATCAAACAGAAGCTGGTGATCCATTTGAGACTGGCTGATCTTCTGCATCTGTgcagatcccagcatccatgaCAGCTGAGGAGCTTACTCTGGAGATCCTCGACCGCCGCAATGTGAGCATCAGGGAAAAGGACTACTGGACTTGCTTTGAGGTcaatgagaaggaggaggcaggtgaGTGGCCATGGAGTGCCTTTAGTTCAACCTTCATTTCTCCTGCTCCCTGAAGTTTGGGAGCTAGAGGTGCTAGATGACACTTTTTGCTGGCACATGGATGAAAATTGTGGTCTCTTTGCTGGGGGTGACTGGCAGTTAGCAGGTCCCAGTGACGGTGCCACCCATGATGATGCTTTCCCAGGTGTCAGAGTGGTGACAGGATTGTAGGGTGACACTGTTGGGGTGAAGAGGATGGTGGATGGTGATCAAGCAGGTGGCTGTGATGGGGGAGCCTGACTGTGGTGGTGAGTGGCCAGTTGGAGCCTTTTATGGTGAAGGGAGCCATGTTGAGATGAGAGGTGGGGGTGTTGCTGATGCAAGTGTCAGCTGTTTTTGTTGCATGGCAGTTGCTAGGCTGAGGCCCCAGGCAGTAGTTAGTCTAGTAAGAGACAGAATTGTTAATACTATGATCACTGTTAAGAAATAGACAACTCCCATGGTGTTACCTAACTGCCTTAAAGGAAAGATCCATgatgtggaacaaggggtccccgaagcaacccagtctgtggcagatCCAGGCTGTTGGCAGAGCCTATGATGTGGTTCTGGGTTCTGCCTCTTCTCTTGGGCTGTCCAGATACCAACAGTACACTGGCTGAGAGAGGACAGGGTGAAATCCAGAACAGGTGGGGTCTGCAGTCTGCCTCTTCCCTTCAGAGTGTCAGACTCCAAGTCTGGGACGAGCAGAATGTTGGCCTGGTTGGGAATGGGGCTGAGAGATTCTTTGAAGATTTTAGTGTTAAGGCCTTCTCCGACGATCTTTAGTGAAGCAGCCCTCTAAGATGATCTTAGCTTGTTTGTATATCTTTATTGGGGGTGCATTTGAACTTTATTTGGGGTAAaccaagggttatatagtttttGGGGTGAGAATATCCAGGGTGAGAAAAAGTCACTGGCTGAAAGTTAAGatactgagatgcctcattagcttGGAGAGGTGGTCCGGGTGCTGCTATGGGACTGGCTGACTGCCTGTGACCGCCTGATTAGGGGTCACTTGGTTACATGTTCTGAGGCAGGCATGAAAGCAGGGAAGGAGTTAGACGGTCTCAGGATGAGATTCTAATATCAGTTTTTGAGATTTCCGGGGTTTGGACATGCTCAGCCTCATCGCTCCATGCCAGTTCCTCTGGTGACATGGTCCACATGACTGCCCTACACTATGACAGGGCTGATGACTTTGGAGTGCCTTAGCCTGCTGTGAGGAATAGTAAGGGCTACTTGGTAAAGACAGGACAAGTGCTCCCAGAAACAAGACCAGTTCCACCACCAGGCTGGGCCTTCCAAGAGGAAACCCAGGGTGGGACCGAAGGTGGAGTCAGCCGCCCAGGGCCTGGTAGGACCCTCAGAGCCATCAGAGGGCTAGTAACAGGACTTTGAGAAGGTGCAATTTGCTACTAGATTGGGAGAGCTTGACTGGAAGTTAGAGTACATGCTAGAGGCCAGACTGTGCAGGACAAGTGCAAAGGGACATACATACCAGATTTGACCCAAGAGAGTAGAAGGAAGTGGAATATTTCTGATCTGAGCTGAGGCAGTGCTTACTGGGGACACACGGTGACGATACAGACTTAGTTTTGGCTCTGAGTAGGTATGACAAGTCAGAAGCTAGCTTATAGGAAGGGTGATCCTAATTGTGGTATGTCATGATGCTAGTGGATGCCAAGCCATGTAGGTGATGTGTGCCCGTTTGCTTGCCCTTGGTGGTACATAGCAGTATGGACCCAGTGACAGTGGTATGGCCTCTCCACAGAACGCCCGCTGCACTTTTCGGAGAAGGTGCTGCCCATTGTGCATGGGCTGGGCATAGACAGCCATCTGGTGGTGAAGAAGTACCAGTCTATGGAGGCTATGCTGTTGTACTTGGGTAAGTGCAGGGGATGTGGGGTGGATGGGTACCTCTATCTAGAAGCAGGGTGGGACCTGGTGGCAccagggcagagcagggcagaTGGAGGAAATTGGGGACTTCCATGGGGAGGCTGGGACACGAGGTGGGGCACTGGAGTCAGTAGGTGGGGCGGTGTAGCCCGTGCCCACTGTGATCCTCCCCTAGCCAGCCGTGTGGGTGACACCAAGCATGGTATGATGAAGTTCCGTGAAGACCGCAGCCTCCTGGGTCTGGGTCTGCCTTCAGGTGGCTTCCACGATCGCTACTTCATTCTCAACAGCAGCTGCCTAAGGCTCTACAAGGAGGTCCGGGTAAGCCCTCTGATGGACACTTGGATCCCATATGTGCTCAGACACTCTTACACGAGCATCATCCTTGGTCTGCAGGAGCGCGGTCCCTATCTGAGGGTCTCGGCAGCACAATGGCTGATGATAACTTTATATTCTCCTTCTGTGACCCGAAGTAGCTACTCCAAGCCTCTATCCACATGAGGCCTTACAATGAATAAGATTACCAGGACATCATACACATGCTCCCATGTTTCCCTGTACCTGTGTGGTTTATCACACTCTCAAAAATGTGCCTGTTCCATGGCAGCCATCCTGAGCTGGGTCCAAGCCTGCTGTCCCTTCCTAGGacacagcccctccccaccccccaccggCCTACTCTACACCCATGCCGAGTGGTCTCCTAGAGCAGACTCCTTGGCACCCCATTCTTCTGCGCACAGATACCCTgccatccccctctccccttgctaCACAATCTGTCCTGGCTCTAGACTGGGATGACGCCCTCCATAACCCTGCTCCTCTATCAAACAGAGCCAGAGGCCGTGGAGCGGGGCCCCTGAGACCGTGAGTAGCTGTGGGCCAGCCGCCTTACCTTACACTACCTGGGGCCTGGCGAGCAGGGCTGAGCTTGAGGACAACATCAGGGCTCCCAGTTCTCTCCAGGCATGGCTCCCTGTCTTCTTACCAAGTCACTAGCCCCTACCCTGACCCCCACACCAAGATCTTTTCCTCAAGATAGAGTCCCTTGTTGTTGTGATGCTAGAATTGTTTTGTAGTACTCAGAGAAGTTTTGGAGGCAGTATTAGAGACCCAGGTACGGGTTAGGATTGGTTCATCTCCTCTTACTGGCAGAGTTCCCCACCTTCCAAACCTAGACAGAGTGCCGGGGCTGTCCTAGACCCTGTTTACCCTGAAGTGCCAAACTGGAACACCAGGCTGTGAGACATTCTCTCAGGGATGGCTCTGCTTCCCCAGCCTCCCTAGCTGGTGGTCCAGCTTTCCTTTGCCACCCATGAGAGCCCCTCTGTGTTCTTCTTAGGGCTGCCCAGCCTGTCATTTCTGTCTGGAGGTTGCCTCTGGCTCAGGTTGAGCTGAGAGTTACCGTCTGTGGTACCCTGTGGGTACCACCTTTGCCATAGGGCACACGGAGTGTGCGTGGTTctgcagaagagcagtggagGCACGATGCCAAGCACGGTGCTCTAGCACGAGGTCCTTCAGTGATCCCGTCATGGTCTCCAGCCCTTTCTTGCCCCTTGCATCTCCTGAGCACATCTGAACAGATCTGTCTGCCCTGGAGGATCAAAAGAAGCAGCATCCTCATCTCCATTTCTCTGTACATGGTACCTCTGTTAATGCTGCCTGGACTCCTGGCAAGCACCCCTATTTACCTTTTCTCCTGTGGATCTCACTCATTTCTGAGCCTGGCTCTAGAATGTCCTCTCCCCCAGCCCTCCTTCTGGAGGTGCTCCCTTAGACTGATGGGGCAGAGTAGGCCATCTGTGTGGGCAGAAGGGACGGAGGGCACCTGAGGCACCCGAAAAGGCAGGTGTGACCTCTAGGCATGGAGAGAAGGTCTGATGGTTACTGAGCAGGGCTTAGCACTTGTCCCTACCCTCCTCAGAGCAGGAAGTTACCTTTTCCAAGGTGAGAAAGGGCCAAGGGACTTTCCCAAGGCTACTTTGGTCACAGCAGCCTAGGATGAAGGCCAGTATGTTAGGGTTTGTACTCTGGCTAGCATCCTGGCTGTTTAGAGCTCCAGGGTATAGCAGGAAAGCTGTCAAATGTTAACAGGCAAAGCTGTCATCTTGAGGCCACTGAAGTGTTGATGATTCTGACATCAGTTGGCTTATGGGGACACAGgaaagaatatttgaaattagGATAGTCTCATACCAAGGAGGCTCTGTGGCCTTTCAGTCCCCATCCCAAGACCTCCTGCTATTTAAGACTCTGGAGCACGTGAGAAAGGTATATTCTAGAAAAATCATGGCACCAGCATGAGGTACCATGAACGCTGAGCATAAATTTTATTCCTTGGACTTCATGGTACCAGAACCCTGAACCGCTTGAAAATATAGTTCCTATAGGAGTTAGTCCCTGAAGGGAGAatcttctctgtgtttttttttctgcctccctcccctcccactgtcCACTAGTCTCCTGCTCTGACAGGGACTGTACCTTCTGCCTGACTTCTTCCAGTCCTTTCCCCATCCCAGCGTCTTTGTAGGGGCCTCTGTTCTCCCAGCCTgcatcctgtctctgtcttccatcccTTCTCCCATGTCCTAGTGTGCAGGCTAACTTTAGTGCCTCAGCCTTGCCTCtgcctggggtgtgtgtgtgtgtgtatatatgtgtgtgtgtgtgtggtcttcttCCCGGTATTCTGCCCACACCCTgttacccacccccacccccacagccttAGCTTTATCGTTTGCCCTACGTCTTGATCCCCATTCTGCAGCCAGTGGTCCGGGCTGTTTGGGACATGCTGTGATTGTTGGGTGAGGTGCTCTCTATAAAGGAGTTGGGGCTCCTTCATCCATCCGGCCTTAGGTCTTTATACGTTCTCTGGCCCACATCCCTGAGGTGACACAGAAGGATCCCCTAGTTCTGAGACAGATTATCCTTTCTTGTGCTGTTGAGGAGCCATGCCTGGGGTGGTGGGGAGCAATGGTGGGGACCAAGGTGGGGATGGCTCGGTTTTcgagcctcagttgcagttgtaAGTACATCTTCCTCCCCTGGCATCCTTTCTGGTACCTCTGATGGGTCCAGGGGAGGAAGCTAAGCAAATGGCTCCTAGACTGGAGGAAGTTCATTAACCTTCAAACAGTCTCTTCCTCGAGGGTCATTGCTCGTGTCCCCCCTGCCTCCGAGCCAGTCTGCTCCCTCCAAGCCCTGACCCATATATGCAGAGGTGAGGGCCAGGTAAACATGTCAGCAATCTGGTTCCCCACCCTGGTATATGGGTCTCTTGCTTCCTGTCTTAGACCATTGGGAATTTCTCCCTCTGGCCTGTCATGCAGAACATCCATGTAAGCTTCAGCATGAGTCATTAGCCTTCTGATGGGGCCAAAATGCTAGTGATTGCTGGCCTCCAAGCTTCTGTTCACACAGTCAACCCTGGAGCCTCCGCAGGCAGGGCAAGGGAGAGTAATGAGTGACTGAGACAAATACAGACCCTACTGGACAACCTTCAAGGCTCTCTTACAGCCTGGGCCTGCCCCCATGTGTTGTCAGGGGATGGCATCCAGAGGCTTCTCAGTCAGGCCTATGCTGCAAGCTGAGTCTCTAGTTTGACAGGCAGCAGGGGCTGGGAATCATTGCCCTGGAGCTCCCAGCTAGAGTGTTATCTTTGGGGACTGAGGGTTGACTGTCTGATGCTACCGCAGAGAGCATTGTCTTTGGCTGGACAATGAACAGGGAGGGCTTTGGtgagaaggcttcctggaggaggagtCCTGTTCCAGAATGCCTAGGtgttggggatgggggagggcagCATGCCAGTGGAAGAGCTCCTGCTGGCCGTACCTGCCTGACTGATGGAAGTGTCCCCCTCAGAGTCACCGGCCTGAGAAGGAGTGGCCTGTCAAGAGCCTCAAAGTCTACCTGGGTGTAAAGAAGAAACTGCGGCCACCTACTTGGTAAGTCAGGACTGAGGTGCCGGGCTGTGGTTAGGACCTGTGGGGTCGAGAACTGATAGGAAGCCACAGCTGGGGGTCGGCGCTATAGGAAATAGTGTAGTGGTTTTGTAGTCGGGATCCTCTGGGCCAATAGCATCACCAAGGCATACCTTAGATGTACAGTGTTTCAGGTAACCCCTGAGCTTCCTGAGTTTGGGGTTCTGCAGTAGGGCATGGGGCTCAGGGCTCAGTGTCTCCTCAGGCTATCCAGGTAACAGTGAGTGTGAGTTTATGATTGGGGGTtggtgtgttttatgtgtgtgtggtgcatgctaGTGAGTGTCTGGGTGCATGTACCTGGGCATGctcatgtggaagccagagcaggacttgggatgtcttcctctgtcactctctgccttattctcttgagacagggtgtcactgaAGCTCACTGTTTCAGCTAGGGTGTCTGTCTGGTCAGTGTGCTTTTGGAGAGCAGAGACCCGCCTGCTCtccagtgcagggattacaggcaccCACagtcatgcccagctttttatgtggttgctagggatttgaactccgaTCCTCATGCTTGCCAGAGCAAGCACTCCTATTAAGCAGTGTCTCTAACCCCGAGTACATATTTTAGCAAGTCGAAAAGCAACTTGTGCCACTGTGGCCAT includes:
- the Arap1 gene encoding arf-GAP with Rho-GAP domain, ANK repeat and PH domain-containing protein 1 isoform X5; this translates as MEFLRNNQSTEVPRLDSVKPFEKHYSVTLPTVSHSGFLYKTASAGKPLQDRRAREEFSRRWCVLSDGVLSYYENERAVTPNGEIRASEIVCLAVSPLDTHGFEHTFEVYTEGERLYLFGLENADLAHEWVKCIAKAFVPPLAEDLLARDFERLGRLPCKAGLSLQQAQEGWFALTGSELRAVFPEGPWEEPLQLRRLQELSIQGDSENQVLVLVERRRTLYIQGERRLDFMAWLGAIQKAAASLGDTLSEQQLGDSDIPVIVYRCVDYITQCGLTSEGIYRKCGQTSKTQRLLDSLRQDARSVHLKEGEQHVDDVSSALKRFLRDLPDGLFTRAQRLAWLEASEIEDEEEKISRYRELLVHLPPVNRATVKALISHLYCVQCFSDTNQMNTHNLAIVFGPTLFQTDGQDYKAGKVVEDLISHYVVVFSVDEEELRKQREEVTAIVKMRVAGTASGTQHAGDFICTVYLEEKKVETEQHVKIPASMTAEELTLEILDRRNVSIREKDYWTCFEVNEKEEAERPLHFSEKVLPIVHGLGIDSHLVVKKYQSMEAMLLYLASRVGDTKHGMMKFREDRSLLGLGLPSGGFHDRYFILNSSCLRLYKEVRSHRPEKEWPVKSLKVYLGVKKKLRPPTCWGFTVVHETEKHEKQQWYLCCDTQMELREWFATFLSVQHDGLVWPSEPSRVSRAVPEVRMGSVSLIPLRGSENEMRRSVAAFTADPLSLLRHV